The following proteins come from a genomic window of Shewanella halifaxensis HAW-EB4:
- a CDS encoding STM4504/CBY_0614 family protein, which yields MAIFDLFSSRQKKARGDVPDVYLYDSIPDKLRVQIVHIIKATIGTRVNNSHYGGETYSEVVYREIHEILCKEYGVFSLSQKHRISHFEAVYDYFLYSEDFEECLDIIELSFKFIEFHVKGKQYQFTHEEGTKQEANDAIDELNQRFKESGVGYEFLSGEIIRIDSQFIHSEVVKPTLSILQGENIFNGARDEFLSAHSHYRSQRYKEALVDCLKSFESTMKAICEKHGWQFGKNDTAKKLINVCLTNNLIPVYMQEQFSQFRALLESGVPTVRNKEGGHGQGSEIKNVSETMVSYTLHLTATNIVFLGECEKKVNKAKQADA from the coding sequence ATGGCGATTTTCGATTTATTTTCATCAAGGCAAAAAAAAGCCCGAGGTGACGTGCCTGATGTCTATCTGTATGACTCTATTCCAGATAAATTGAGAGTTCAAATTGTGCATATTATCAAAGCAACAATTGGAACTAGGGTAAATAATAGTCACTATGGAGGAGAAACATATTCTGAAGTCGTATATCGTGAAATTCACGAGATTTTATGCAAAGAATACGGTGTTTTTTCATTATCCCAAAAGCATAGAATAAGTCACTTTGAAGCAGTCTATGATTATTTTTTATACTCTGAGGATTTCGAAGAATGCTTAGATATTATTGAGCTGTCATTTAAATTCATTGAGTTCCACGTCAAAGGAAAGCAATATCAATTTACACATGAAGAAGGAACCAAACAAGAAGCAAATGACGCAATTGACGAGTTAAATCAGAGGTTCAAAGAGTCAGGCGTTGGCTATGAGTTCCTTTCTGGCGAGATTATTAGAATTGATTCTCAATTCATTCATAGTGAGGTAGTAAAACCTACTCTGTCAATTTTACAAGGTGAAAATATTTTTAATGGAGCAAGAGATGAGTTCTTATCCGCTCACTCCCATTACCGAAGTCAACGTTATAAAGAGGCTCTTGTAGATTGCTTGAAATCGTTTGAAAGTACCATGAAAGCAATATGTGAGAAGCATGGCTGGCAGTTTGGTAAAAATGACACCGCAAAAAAATTAATAAATGTTTGCCTCACTAATAATCTTATTCCTGTTTACATGCAAGAGCAGTTTAGCCAGTTTCGAGCTTTGCTTGAAAGTGGGGTTCCAACAGTAAGAAATAAAGAAGGTGGTCATGGGCAAGGTTCTGAAATAAAGAACGTATCGGAAACCATGGTTAGCTATACATTGCACCTAACTGCAACCAATATTGTTTTTTTGGGCGAATGCGAAAAGAAAGTTAACAAGGCAAAACAAGCAGACGCATAA
- a CDS encoding DUF6150 family protein: MALIKVKETRSSADITVCEVTTKNAADLLVRIVDTKNTAAGKDELWRYVDSSNLATTKIRWVQTKSSADLLVHFVQTKNSAGWMREHPLKGKLA; encoded by the coding sequence ATGGCGTTAATAAAAGTAAAGGAAACTCGTTCGTCTGCAGATATCACTGTGTGTGAAGTAACCACAAAAAATGCCGCTGATCTTCTAGTTCGAATTGTCGATACTAAAAACACTGCGGCAGGTAAAGACGAACTATGGAGGTATGTGGACAGTTCAAATTTGGCTACTACCAAAATTCGGTGGGTTCAAACTAAATCCTCAGCTGACCTCTTAGTACATTTTGTACAAACTAAGAATTCAGCTGGTTGGATGCGAGAGCACCCATTAAAAGGAAAGCTAGCCTAA
- a CDS encoding DEAD/DEAH box helicase, translating to MLDIKSIKADARPQASVGELIEILHKDGPVDREVIQALTYYKLFHSEVFKRFESKVLSVLGLFYKDENPTDLYSFLLAGIGRENKKRFGEWLTPVQASVRLAVEENRYTSISAPTSAGKSFSLRDYIFEQEEDSVIVVPSRALIAEYMATLRERFKDNKQVMISSFVDCVFTSRKLRRIFVLTPERAREIFSHKDKLNISLFFFDEAQVSEEAERGVIFDVLVRRVKRAYPEAKLVFAHPFVDNPDAQMKKHALDESQAYSRSYPHNTVGKAFVFGHSNKKDYYFSPYKEQGHHVKNSIQLNGKFEKIAFNGIYTVLVFVSKASLYRGDFIDDFQKYVDRFGLIEDESAISIIQEVELLIGANEQDHRSNLVSLLRKGVVIHHGSVPLEVRFLIEEFIRQGHAKICFATSTLAQGINMPFDVVWLDNMRMQGGDEEDKALAFKNLIGRSGRLSKGAVFDFGYVYTKSPILLSSRLNTPFTLSEESLLEQDIEGLDDERELISSIIEGTFDEEMNLPLTKVDRLSTKEALELMESVLYFMYEDGFGSKLFGGDNRENRLITKHCLKAIYEISLGRSLFSGEKNVFDTAIEIFFHLIQGRSFKEIVGIRYSYISNRGKNQNLDANFTQPANKLPDSGLFNEYPLFKNTKSKDVSYDAVVFDTYDYLDTVISFSLSDVLIGAFSIYHNHTKDTKALKMVELLKYGTNDTVHTLLLRYGFPPEEVKEISMYVESISEENILFKPDVIGSPDNVRELVDWYLP from the coding sequence ATGTTAGATATTAAAAGCATTAAGGCAGATGCTCGCCCGCAAGCTAGTGTTGGCGAATTAATAGAAATACTTCATAAAGATGGCCCAGTGGATCGTGAAGTCATACAGGCGTTAACCTATTACAAACTGTTTCATTCTGAAGTTTTTAAACGCTTTGAATCTAAGGTGTTGTCAGTTCTTGGATTGTTTTATAAAGATGAGAATCCAACGGACTTATATTCTTTTTTATTGGCAGGAATTGGAAGAGAAAACAAAAAAAGATTTGGTGAATGGCTTACACCAGTCCAAGCGAGTGTGCGATTAGCGGTAGAAGAAAATCGATACACCTCAATATCAGCGCCAACCAGTGCAGGTAAATCTTTTTCTCTAAGGGATTATATTTTTGAGCAAGAAGAAGATAGCGTAATAGTTGTTCCATCTCGAGCACTTATTGCTGAGTATATGGCGACCTTGAGGGAGCGTTTCAAGGACAATAAGCAGGTTATGATCTCTTCCTTTGTTGATTGTGTGTTTACAAGCAGAAAGTTGAGACGAATTTTCGTTCTTACCCCTGAGCGCGCTAGAGAAATTTTTTCACATAAAGACAAATTGAATATATCGTTATTCTTTTTTGATGAGGCTCAAGTATCAGAAGAAGCAGAAAGAGGGGTTATTTTTGATGTTTTAGTGAGGCGAGTTAAGAGGGCCTACCCAGAAGCAAAACTAGTCTTTGCACATCCTTTTGTAGATAACCCTGACGCCCAAATGAAGAAGCACGCGTTAGACGAGAGTCAGGCATATTCTCGGTCATACCCTCATAATACTGTTGGTAAAGCATTTGTATTTGGTCACAGTAACAAGAAAGACTACTATTTCTCACCGTATAAAGAGCAAGGTCATCATGTAAAGAATAGTATCCAACTGAATGGAAAATTCGAGAAAATTGCTTTCAATGGTATTTATACAGTTCTGGTTTTTGTGTCTAAAGCATCATTATATCGAGGGGACTTTATCGATGATTTTCAGAAGTATGTCGACCGATTTGGCTTAATTGAAGATGAATCTGCAATATCTATAATTCAAGAGGTTGAATTGTTGATTGGAGCAAATGAGCAAGACCATCGTTCTAATCTTGTTAGTTTGCTAAGAAAAGGGGTAGTCATTCATCATGGTTCTGTACCTCTTGAAGTGAGGTTCCTGATTGAAGAATTTATAAGGCAGGGGCATGCAAAGATTTGCTTTGCTACTAGTACATTAGCCCAAGGTATCAACATGCCTTTCGATGTTGTTTGGTTAGACAATATGAGAATGCAGGGTGGTGATGAAGAAGACAAAGCACTAGCATTCAAAAATTTGATAGGACGTAGTGGACGGCTTTCTAAGGGGGCTGTGTTTGATTTTGGGTATGTATATACAAAGAGCCCTATATTACTTTCATCGCGTTTAAATACACCATTTACTTTATCTGAAGAGTCACTTCTCGAACAAGATATAGAAGGCTTGGATGATGAAAGAGAGCTTATTTCTTCAATAATCGAAGGTACATTTGATGAGGAGATGAATCTTCCTTTAACTAAAGTGGATAGGCTCTCAACGAAAGAAGCCCTAGAGCTAATGGAGTCCGTTTTATATTTTATGTATGAAGATGGATTTGGATCAAAGCTGTTTGGCGGGGATAATAGAGAAAATAGGCTAATTACAAAACACTGTTTAAAGGCTATTTATGAAATCTCGCTAGGTAGATCTTTGTTTTCTGGAGAGAAGAACGTCTTTGATACTGCAATCGAAATATTCTTTCATTTGATTCAGGGACGAAGCTTTAAGGAAATTGTAGGAATAAGGTATAGCTATATTTCAAATAGAGGCAAAAACCAAAACTTGGATGCCAACTTCACTCAGCCTGCGAATAAACTACCAGATAGTGGGTTATTTAATGAATATCCACTGTTTAAAAATACAAAATCTAAGGACGTGAGTTACGATGCCGTCGTATTTGATACCTACGATTATTTGGACACGGTAATCTCATTTTCTTTATCAGACGTGCTTATCGGAGCTTTTAGTATTTATCATAATCATACTAAAGATACCAAGGCTTTAAAGATGGTAGAGCTATTAAAGTATGGCACTAACGATACTGTTCATACATTGTTGCTACGGTATGGATTTCCTCCAGAAGAGGTTAAAGAAATATCAATGTACGTAGAATCTATCTCTGAAGAAAATATCTTGTTTAAGCCAGATGTTATTGGCTCCCCAGATAATGTGAGGGAGCTCGTAGACTGGTATCTACCATAA